Proteins from a genomic interval of Symmachiella macrocystis:
- the rlmB gene encoding 23S rRNA (guanosine(2251)-2'-O)-methyltransferase RlmB produces the protein MAGEVASVWKGTAVAAAKKRRDALLGNHQRCWLWGRHLVRQTLEANRWPIHEIRLADRLDEEELLRLQSLADHHQVPVLVESATRLTQLAKTKDHQGYLAKMGTFPYTPAEDLLQSPVQNPLYLILDAMQDAYNFGAVIRSAEVFGVTAIVVGEQRQATVNSLVARSSVGAVNRVRIVQTAEVVTMIQHLQTQGISIYGASEKAVEPIFSHNLSGPVGLVIGNEGTGISPEVQTVCDGFVRIPLQGKIGSLNAAVAAGIVLYEATRQR, from the coding sequence TTGGCTGGCGAAGTAGCCAGCGTTTGGAAAGGGACCGCAGTGGCAGCTGCAAAAAAACGGCGAGATGCGTTGTTGGGAAATCATCAGCGATGTTGGCTATGGGGACGGCACCTGGTACGGCAAACGCTCGAAGCCAATCGATGGCCCATTCACGAAATTCGTTTGGCCGACCGCCTGGACGAGGAAGAACTGTTGCGACTGCAAAGCCTCGCCGACCATCACCAGGTTCCGGTGCTCGTGGAATCAGCCACCCGCTTGACCCAATTGGCCAAAACCAAGGACCACCAAGGTTATCTCGCCAAGATGGGGACTTTCCCTTACACGCCGGCCGAAGACCTGCTGCAAAGTCCGGTTCAAAACCCGCTGTATTTAATTTTGGATGCGATGCAGGACGCGTACAATTTCGGAGCGGTGATCCGCTCGGCTGAGGTATTTGGCGTCACAGCAATCGTCGTCGGAGAACAACGTCAAGCGACGGTCAACAGTCTGGTAGCGCGAAGTTCCGTCGGCGCAGTCAACCGCGTGCGGATTGTGCAAACCGCAGAAGTGGTGACCATGATTCAACATCTGCAGACGCAGGGAATTTCGATCTATGGTGCGAGCGAAAAGGCGGTTGAACCAATTTTCAGTCACAATTTGTCCGGACCGGTCGGGTTGGTCATCGGCAACGAGGGAACCGGAATTTCCCCCGAAGTTCAAACGGTTTGTGACGGGTTTGTACGAATTCCCCTGCAAGGTAAAATCGGTTCGCTCAACGCGGCCGTCGCGGCCGGAATCGTGCTGTATGAGGCAACACGCCAGCGATGA